In Solanum lycopersicum chromosome 3, SLM_r2.1, the genomic stretch CAAATgcataaaaagtattttatttgaatattattatttaaattatattaatttttttttgtttagattTAAATTGACCACGCCTAATTTAAGAGAAAAACATCTGATGTTAGATATGTAtaaagttcaaatatttctgGATGAAGTTCAGGGAAACAAAAACATTTGAACTCCAGGAGTATATAATTACATTTTCAGATACTTTAAAATGTATttggtaaaaatatatttaatgtagTAAGTAATTTACAAAAAAGGCTTAGCTCATGGGCCGGTTCGATCTAACCTGTTATTGGGGTAGAGTTGGAATAGGATTTTTCAAGTTCATTTAAAACTAGGGTTAATAAGTTCGACTCATATAAATTTTTGGTTCATGAAGCTTGATCGGGTCGGGTTAGCCCATGAGccaaaactttttatttaaaagttatttactatatttaattacataaatacACGTTATGTTGAATCTAACCAAATTTTGGTACGTCTAAATAGATGTATCTCGGAATCCATGAATTCAAAATTAGGTTAATATATTCTAAATACACTCTATTCAAGTGGATTCGCATGTATCTAGGATGCATAGACAAATTTTGTGCCCTCAACTCCCTCCAATCTTGTTTGTCACTCACTTGTCTCGCTCACGTTCTGATATGCGAGATACATGTTAATTACACTATATTTTTTGCTAGTGTAATTAAAATAACACCATTGTTTGctatatttgatttgaaaatattatcattttcttaatgttataaaattatgagtgcaaaaagaaaagaaaaagggggGCTAGCCCGCTCCAGCCTTCGGCCCTAGGGTTAGGTTGGATTGAATTGAGTATTTTGAAGTCCTTCAGAATGAAGTGTCAACTCGCCCTAGCCCTTCAAATTTCTTGGTCCGCTAAACCTAAATGGGTTTGGATCAACCCTTTTTATAACTCTAAAGTGATATATAagcaaaatatattaatatatattttataaattttatgggAAGTGAAATGGTGGTGGTTGGGTGGGGGTGGTAGCGGTATTATGTATTGAAGCGTGAGAGGGTATATTTGATGATTTTGAACAAGCATTTTGAAATTGTATTTCCTATTTTTACTaagaaaaattgttttcttcatttttagagaatttatttttctaagattttctttaaaataattgaacatctaaattttaaaaaattaaaaataacagtAGGTGCATTTCTTTCTCCTTTATTCATTATTTACATGACGTGCCAActcatattattaatttgagaaaatgtTTGTATGTGAATGAATGGATATATGaagaaaaagatatatttaaaatttaagtttgaaAATGGTATTTGAAAGTTgagaattattaaaattttgtgaaaaaattaaaacaagcTAGAAAAGTTTGGTACTTTTTTTTCATGTTCAGAGAGGGAAACTGTTTTTACGTCCAAACAATTTTTTGTGCCCGTGAATAAAAGtgatgattttcaaataaaatatagttccaaaaagaaaaaaataatattcaaaaaattaaaaattgtacaTGAACATACATTTTACTTAACACATTATTTACATTTTtgtgtgaaaaaaaaatattttaattgaaaaaaaggatattttttcaagtttgaattgaaaaagaaaaaaaagaactaaaaaatatCTATAACTCACAATTATTCCTAAAAATCTCAATTCAAAACGCGTATGTAGCAAAGTCAACAAATCTTTAAAACTTtgtattttctctattttttatgtctcatattaattgtctattttattataaataattatatcaaattacttattaatttatataattaagataaaattaatgGAAGTTTTCTCATCTTCACCTTTgcaattgttttttaaaaaagtaaaagaaacagattttacattcataaaagttttaaaaaaagtaaattattaaaaaaaatatttggtagCAGCTAATGTCGATGGACATTAAACTGAAATTGATTAATGTCGACTTCCATTTCAGTTGGGCTACATGGTTATTGAAGACAGTGCATTTAGCTACGCTTCGCACAgttataaaaagaattaaaataaaattatatatcaatatcaataattaattgaataaaaaaaattgttaacaacataattttatagaagataagctatgaaaaatatttagattaaatatgaaatttattaagaaatcaatatatgtgaacttcgaaaagttaaatattaaaaataaaatccatagagaaaaaagaaaggTAATAAGAATTGGGTATATTAGAACTACTTAAATGTAAACTTGtgatcaattttttctttttttatttgagattttcttagtataatttatatataattatgtaaacttgaaatttgatcgttcttttatatttatttataatttttttaattatattcttagtAATTTTTCGACAATGTGTAACTCAAATTGCTATTAATAGTTAGTATTTATAACTATATAGTTAGCCAACACTATTATAAAATTCATTATccacaattactattacttgtCCTCGTCATCATTCAATCAtcacatgttttaattatttttattattgtacaatattaaattaatttaatatttgtattaataactttttaataattaaattttaaataaaaaaaagtttttaacaatcttaatttgttaaatttcatatcttgttgttgttgttcttcttcttattattattattagagaaAAAATGGTTAAATGCTCCTCCAATCTATTACCGGATTTCTAACTATACACTTAATTTTACAAGTGTCATATCACCCTTCTGAACTGTTTAAAAGTTTATTTCACTTGacatgtattttcttttttaagagCTTATACATCAATCTattcattttatgaattttCCGAAGtccaaaaaaaggaaatttatttttttgtttgagtaTAACCCGTTAtgaagtttttgttttttattcttattatcgATCTTGAATTAAtggataatatttttcaaattcaaataacatttttattagattttattGAGCAAATTTGTTATCGAATATTGCAAATTAGTCTTGAGTGGATCAAATCTCTAGTTAGATTTGAGCacgatttatttttaaaaagatcattttataacgatttattttttaaaaaaatcattttgtatCTATGAAGTCTAGACGTTGAAGGATGAATTTTAAGAAGTTATTAGGTTAAAGAACTGAAAAGTAAGGCCCAATTTCATAGAAAGTGAGCCAAACTACGTGAGAAGCTAAAATATGTGCCAAATTTGGTAGCATTTGTTGTCTGAAGTTTGAACTAACATGCGGTGTGATATATAAAACTCGTGTATTCGTTCGTTTGTTTTCAATAAATGtacttatttcttttatttttaattgttctaattttctttttttaaagttaatctaTAATAATTTTGCCTACATtttgtgttatattttttattatatttatatgtagaaaaattacaatttataatacttttcgtatatttttaaaatatataaatattttatttaaaatattgaattaatatgatctaatttaattttaaaaaataattaaattgacttttgaaaaacataacataataattaaaagcGTTAatgaatcttaattatttaaatttaaaatctagtataggcatatttttcttttgatatacattgtaatttgtaatcattcaaatttttattgaatGCATTTGATTTCCccccttttaattatttaacgaACCTGGataaatctaaataattaatatttataacaaaTCACTAGCATTATTAAGACAACATGCATCTAATAATCCAAAGACTACATTTGTTGTTACTTCATCCACTTTCACCACTATTCATCACTTTAGTCACTATTATCAATTTTCACCATTATAATTGCAATTACTATCCTTGATCACAATTACCATCCCCAACAATTACTAGTATCATCATTCATCACAATTGATCATTAATCATCAATTTTCACCATTATCATTGCAATTACTATCCTTGATCACAATTACCATCCCCAACAATTACTAGTATCACCATCCATCACAATTGATCATTAATCGTCATTATTATTAGTCATCATTTATAATCACCATTACTAATCACCTATCACACTGTTTACCTATCATtatcaataattaaatatattgttgCGATCGTCCTTTATACTTATCAGTCATTAATATCAACTGTCACTTCAACCATCACTATTATCAGTAGCTATAATATATCAATAGTTATGAATGtagaaatttcaatttaatatgtaaaattgaaagaaaaagatatcattagtttatcaatattattgaattaataattttaaaaacaactcTATTAAACTACCAATTCGAAATGAAatagtttgaaaatatttttcttttagttaagCAAAAATCAAATAGTGAAAGATCACTAACCGATCAATCATATTTGACAATGACTGTCCTAttagttgattattgatttttcttttttaaaaaatcaataactaaAGAATTGAATcgatacatataaaattagaTCGAACCAATtaacaaatacttttattaatgACCAATATCAACCAACACCATCAATTGTCACTATTAGCTATTACCACATCAATCaccacatataatttttttaaaacatttcatcaaCATAATATTTGAGTGACtaatatgttatgtatattttttacttaCATAAAAGTTTTATACATTCAACATTGAAAAAACAAAAcgtttcttaattatataatatttaaatctcaattcaacatataatattcattatttagagcatatatttaaattcaaatatctaaattttgatacacattttattattcaaacgtatattaaagttttaaattaattttatttagtaacaataataaattgGGTCTTAATTACTTTTAAGCCGTACATAAACTAAAAATTGACAATAGAATTGGGCGGGTGCTTTTGCTGATGAATCACCCGAACTGAATTTCAGAGCCCTAAATAACTCTCCGTACAATTTCACTGCGAAGACGAAGAACATCATGAGCAACGATAAACAGTTCGAATTCTGCGTTGTTTGCAAGCTCAATCACAATCAAGGACGCCGTCATAACTTCATCCCTAACCACAAGAAGTCGCTCGCGGCGGTGCTCTCCCGTTTCCAGTCGAAGCTTTCCGATATCCGGTTCTTCCTCAAAAACCCTATCCCTCTGCGCCCTGAGCATGCTTCGCTTAATCGACTTTGGTGTATATTCTGCGATCGTGATATACTTGAACTCGACAGCTTCTACGCTAGGTATGGAATGATTACTTTTCTGCTTGTTTTTCTGATTAGTTAAGTATATGTTTTCGTTTTTAGATTTTATGTTTGTTGGATATAGTGACAATGCGATTAGGCATTTGTCTTGTGCCGATCATATGAAGAAAGTTAAAGGTTTTTTGTGGAAGTATGGTGGTGGAATGGACAAGGTTGATACTCTTCGGATTACAGAGACTGACTTCTCCAAGGTACTGgtaatatatttcacatttatttgTATGCCATGCTATTGTAAATTTATGTTGTTTGGTGTATGCAAGCCGTCTAAATGTCTCTCACTATCACTATCACCATCACCAAGTCTTACAATTAACTACAACAATTTCTGTACCTTTATTTGAAACTAGTTGCCCTCAGCTGAAGTTTTGCTCGGAGTAGGAATGTACTATAAAATTTGAGCTGATAAAATTTATGAGAGTTAGATGACGTTCCTTCATTTACCAATTTCATTAGAGCACTTCATAgttattatcttatttaaaacttaaaatgtaTTTCTTCATTAGATTATACGTTGCATATATGAGAATTTCTACTGTTCCAGCATTGTCTGTTTGTTCTTCAATGGTAAACCCTTTCTTCCTACACACAGTTTTTTATTTGGCATTTTCTCCCCTCTTGATCGGGAGATCTAGATGTGGATTATCCCTTTCTTTTGTCATTATATCATAGTGATTGGCACtatcaataaattttctctGTGGGAGATGTCATCGTCTAGATGAAATTTCTGCATATTTAGAAACAAGAGGTGAATGTTAGCATTTCATGGAGTTGCTGAATTTGATCCTCACATGTCAACTTGAATGTATACATATCATcttgaactttttattttgtttaaaagatTGTTTTCCTATCGTTCTGACTCCTGATAAAGTCATTCGTCATGCACACAGTGGGAGAAGAAGTGCAATCTTTCGAAGAAGGGAGCTCTTGATGGAGGATCTCGGGCAATGTCAATTGGACCGTCGAATGATATCCAAAATAAAACTAACTCTGACTATctaaattgttttgaaaaagataatgtTCATGCTCTTAATGTTGATGTTTCAAATAGTGTTGTACCTTTACAAAATTATACGGATGAAAGATCacagatatttgaaaacaaaatgCATGGTGTTACAAATGGACCTAATATGCGCAGTACGTCCATGGGCGTACAACTCGGTGAAGATGCTTGTTCCTCCAGTGGCTTATCAAGTTAGTGCCTCATAGTTTTCTCTTTCATATGGTGGTATGATGTTTCCATCATCTCATATTTTGCTCACTGACTGATAATGGTCTCCTGAACTTCTTTTTGCACAGATGCCCAAAAGATCTTGGGGTTTCATGC encodes the following:
- the LOC101256461 gene encoding TITAN-like protein translates to MSNDKQFEFCVVCKLNHNQGRRHNFIPNHKKSLAAVLSRFQSKLSDIRFFLKNPIPLRPEHASLNRLWCIFCDRDILELDSFYASDNAIRHLSCADHMKKVKGFLWKYGGGMDKVDTLRITETDFSKWEKKCNLSKKGALDGGSRAMSIGPSNDIQNKTNSDYLNCFEKDNVHALNVDVSNSVVPLQNYTDERSQIFENKMHGVTNGPNMRSTSMGVQLGEDACSSSGLSNAQKILGFHAAASHECLNGDSGTSDRRMSKGMKSSLGSPSITQISLTFQEDSLGNVHSGAPPPWFNAVEKSQLDFVSNPGRSDPFPPNQKKKSKLNPNRVGAAWAERRRVELELESKGELVTNTFDVNWLPNFGRVWQSGTRKESRKEFQLENHKSSEVESQSQSRVQLQPYVSKRKRKGPVDDELD